In one window of Poriferisphaera corsica DNA:
- a CDS encoding PEP-CTERM sorting domain-containing protein, which produces MTKLSQSFAVLGLGAALCATTYAADFTDDFSTYANGELEAVSNGAWVYNGNVPHAAGNKLSVANGAVNTSSIYYKAAGYNAASTADFLNGRVEASFTLDSITGGGGEIAITARDQGDKRIQLSMVASKVDPPAEYADDTTDWFNFTMYAYNTDIAYSWCDTMSRANDVYAGKTFSLFLDLDGENVTAGFVLDKSGDFGENWTVAEHIFTGTTAITDAGAAGIYANNWGAPTTQHLNAVMDEFKVTEVVPEPASLAMLGLGGLAMLRRRK; this is translated from the coding sequence ATGACCAAGCTATCACAATCTTTCGCAGTTCTCGGCCTCGGTGCAGCACTTTGTGCAACAACTTACGCAGCAGATTTCACCGACGATTTCAGCACGTATGCAAACGGTGAACTCGAAGCTGTTTCCAACGGTGCATGGGTTTACAACGGCAATGTCCCACACGCAGCTGGCAACAAACTCTCCGTCGCAAACGGCGCAGTCAACACTAGCAGCATTTACTACAAAGCTGCTGGCTACAACGCCGCTTCAACTGCCGATTTCCTTAACGGCCGCGTCGAAGCTTCGTTCACACTCGATTCCATCACTGGTGGCGGCGGCGAAATCGCTATCACCGCTCGCGATCAAGGCGACAAGCGCATCCAGCTCTCCATGGTTGCTTCTAAAGTCGACCCGCCTGCAGAGTACGCAGACGATACCACCGACTGGTTCAACTTCACCATGTATGCCTACAACACCGACATCGCCTACTCATGGTGTGACACCATGTCCCGCGCTAACGATGTCTATGCTGGCAAAACATTCTCACTCTTCCTTGACCTCGATGGCGAAAATGTAACCGCTGGTTTTGTTCTCGATAAGTCCGGCGATTTCGGCGAAAACTGGACCGTTGCTGAACACATCTTCACCGGTACAACAGCCATCACCGATGCAGGCGCAGCAGGTATCTACGCGAACAACTGGGGTGCTCCAACAACACAACACCTCAACGCAGTTATGGATGAATTTAAAGTCACTGAAGTCGTACCAGAACCAGCATCACTCGCTATGCTCGGTCTTGGTGGCCTCGCGATGCTACGTCGCCGTAAATAA
- a CDS encoding RNA polymerase sigma factor: protein MAEHTSQSPADQHAQDLMLRQAAAGDGAAWASLVRNYSPRVFGLIFKQCRDKELAEEITQDTFVTIAQKLLDNQGYEERGRFESWLFLIATNRLRDEMRRRKRQARPTDMSPAASSRQDDGSMSNGISAPTWAGDESQLINLKPLKSQRPEDKLIRDEQIQRLKAAVEQLNEADQEIVYLRHTAGLSFAQIAEMQEKPIGTVLARSHRAIKKLRQLLDSPDD, encoded by the coding sequence ATGGCCGAGCATACGTCGCAATCACCCGCCGACCAGCATGCACAGGACCTGATGCTCCGGCAAGCGGCCGCGGGCGATGGCGCAGCATGGGCATCTCTGGTGCGCAACTACTCACCACGCGTGTTCGGCCTGATCTTTAAGCAATGCCGTGACAAAGAGTTAGCGGAAGAAATCACGCAAGACACTTTCGTCACCATCGCCCAAAAACTCCTTGACAATCAGGGCTACGAAGAACGCGGCCGATTCGAATCCTGGCTCTTCCTCATCGCCACCAACCGCCTCCGCGATGAAATGCGACGCCGAAAACGACAAGCCAGACCCACCGACATGTCCCCCGCCGCATCATCACGTCAGGATGACGGCTCCATGAGCAACGGAATTAGCGCCCCCACATGGGCCGGCGATGAATCGCAACTCATTAACCTCAAACCACTTAAATCTCAACGTCCTGAAGATAAACTCATCCGCGACGAGCAAATTCAACGCCTCAAAGCCGCCGTCGAGCAACTCAACGAAGCCGATCAAGAAATTGTCTATCTCCGTCACACAGCAGGACTTAGCTTCGCTCAAATCGCGGAAATGCAAGAAAAACCCATCGGCACAGTACTCGCCCGCTCACATCGGGCAATCAAAAAACTCCGTCAACTGCTCGACTCACCCGATGATTAA